A region from the Leptospira venezuelensis genome encodes:
- a CDS encoding hybrid sensor histidine kinase/response regulator gives MENLPYSVAPLPENEKDRVQALRRYRILDTPPEEKYDGIIKAASLICGTPMALVSLIDSERQWFKARMGLEVNETPRQISFCQFAVSENKALVVEDALNDPRFRQNPLVLNDPNIRFYAGAPLRTPDGYVLGTLCVIDTQPKKISEAEVKALEALANSVVSFMELDAKSQALIQLQSVALELQKAKEQFFINMNHELRTPVHGILGMVDLLHQTNNIELQKEYLGSLTESSEHLIRLINDVIDFSKAESGSLHFSFKEFDLITLLERYTEEASDKAFKKGLAFKTIFPPARESIDVKSDSIRVRQILSNLVSNALKFTEKGGITVELDVAKETETDITLSLSVKDTGIGIETNRIPILFEAFSQTDISISRKYGGTGLGLSICKRVCEALDWNISVESELGKGSKFVLEMTLQKANLSEKVKIAESKNRTNFNFSEHGDLKILVAEDNPVNQKLIQKMLEKLGLSCAVVSNGIDVLVYWEENDVDLLLLDIQMPELSGLEVARILKKKPSAKKVPWIIAVTAHDSTEDRRACAEAGMDDYLGKPFRIEDLGERIQEFLKTPRSSIAS, from the coding sequence ATGGAAAACCTTCCCTATAGTGTCGCTCCCCTACCCGAAAACGAAAAAGATAGGGTACAAGCATTAAGACGTTATAGAATCTTAGATACTCCTCCTGAGGAAAAATACGACGGGATCATAAAGGCAGCCTCCCTAATTTGTGGAACTCCCATGGCTTTAGTTTCATTGATCGATTCAGAAAGACAATGGTTTAAGGCAAGAATGGGTCTGGAAGTAAATGAAACTCCTAGGCAAATTTCATTTTGCCAATTTGCAGTTTCCGAAAATAAGGCCTTGGTAGTTGAGGACGCTTTAAATGATCCTAGATTCCGACAAAACCCTCTCGTATTAAATGATCCGAATATTAGATTTTATGCAGGCGCTCCGTTACGTACGCCTGACGGTTATGTACTTGGCACACTTTGTGTGATTGATACCCAACCGAAAAAGATATCCGAGGCGGAGGTAAAGGCGCTCGAAGCATTAGCAAACTCAGTAGTTTCCTTTATGGAGTTAGATGCCAAGTCTCAGGCGCTGATCCAATTACAGTCTGTAGCATTAGAATTACAAAAAGCTAAAGAACAATTTTTTATTAATATGAACCATGAGCTTAGGACCCCAGTACATGGTATTCTAGGAATGGTGGATCTATTACATCAAACGAACAACATAGAACTTCAAAAAGAATATCTGGGATCTTTAACTGAAAGTTCAGAACATCTGATCCGATTAATCAACGATGTAATCGATTTTAGTAAGGCCGAATCAGGTTCATTACATTTTAGTTTTAAAGAATTCGACCTGATCACTCTTTTAGAAAGATACACTGAAGAAGCTTCAGACAAAGCATTTAAGAAAGGATTAGCGTTTAAGACTATTTTTCCGCCTGCAAGAGAAAGTATCGATGTGAAATCGGATTCTATTCGTGTAAGACAAATCCTTTCGAATTTAGTTTCTAATGCATTGAAGTTCACCGAAAAAGGTGGGATCACTGTAGAGTTAGATGTAGCGAAGGAAACCGAAACGGACATAACACTTTCGCTGAGCGTGAAAGATACAGGTATAGGGATAGAAACAAATAGGATCCCGATTTTATTCGAAGCATTCTCTCAAACTGATATTTCTATTTCCAGAAAGTATGGCGGAACAGGTTTAGGACTTTCTATCTGCAAAAGAGTCTGCGAAGCATTGGATTGGAATATATCTGTCGAAAGTGAATTAGGCAAAGGTTCAAAATTCGTTTTAGAAATGACTCTTCAGAAAGCAAATCTATCTGAAAAAGTTAAAATTGCAGAATCCAAAAATCGGACCAATTTTAATTTCTCGGAACATGGAGATCTGAAAATCCTTGTGGCAGAAGACAATCCAGTTAACCAAAAGTTAATCCAGAAGATGTTGGAAAAATTAGGGTTAAGTTGTGCGGTTGTTTCTAATGGTATAGATGTATTGGTTTATTGGGAGGAGAACGATGTGGATCTTCTTCTTTTAGATATACAAATGCCCGAGTTAAGCGGACTTGAAGTAGCAAGGATCTTAAAGAAAAAGCCTAGTGCCAAAAAAGTTCCTTGGATCATCGCAGTCACCGCCCATGACAGCACCGAAGACAGAAGAGCCTGCGCAGAAGCTGGCATGGACGATTATCTAGGAAAACCATTTCGAATAGAAGATCTGGGAGAAAGAATCCAAGAATTTTTGAAAACTCCCCGTTCTTCCATTGCGTCCTAA
- a CDS encoding MarR family winged helix-turn-helix transcriptional regulator, translating to MATHYKGKPRDVKVLDAYIKLSRCADSIRTMEEKFLNQYNLTSGQFGCLETLYHLGPMCQKEIGQKIFSCEGNITQIIDNLEKRSLVLRVRSEEDRRYFIINLTDKGKELIGTSFPDYLEQLKGKMSCLSDEELKNLGQICKTVGLKSA from the coding sequence ATGGCCACTCATTATAAAGGAAAGCCTAGAGATGTAAAGGTATTAGATGCTTACATCAAATTAAGCCGCTGTGCGGATTCTATTCGCACAATGGAGGAAAAATTCCTGAACCAATATAATCTGACTAGTGGCCAGTTTGGATGTTTGGAAACTCTTTACCATCTGGGCCCTATGTGCCAAAAAGAGATTGGTCAAAAAATATTTTCCTGCGAAGGGAATATCACTCAGATCATAGACAACTTAGAAAAAAGAAGTTTAGTGCTCAGAGTCAGAAGTGAAGAAGACAGACGTTATTTTATCATCAATCTTACCGACAAAGGAAAGGAACTCATCGGAACTTCTTTCCCTGATTATTTAGAGCAGTTGAAGGGCAAGATGTCCTGCCTCAGCGACGAAGAACTCAAAAATTTAGGACAGATCTGCAAGACTGTCGGACTCAAATCCGCGTAA
- a CDS encoding anthranilate synthase component II, with translation MKVLLVDHHDSFSYNLFQLIGEILEEEFPYRFRLDVIRQNETDVSKVLKEKYDRIILSPGPGTPEDPEYFGCSMEMLKQLEGEVSILGVCLGMQGIAHFAGANIIKAECPMHGKISEIKTDGKGVFQDLPSHLKVMRYHSLLVDENSLGKEWERTAYAGSELMGIRNREKRMEGVQFHPESFATEGGRKMLSNFLI, from the coding sequence ATGAAAGTGCTATTAGTAGATCATCATGATTCTTTCTCCTATAATCTATTCCAACTTATAGGAGAAATTTTAGAAGAAGAGTTCCCTTATCGATTTAGATTAGATGTGATCCGCCAGAATGAAACGGATGTTTCTAAGGTCTTGAAAGAGAAATACGATAGAATTATACTTTCTCCAGGACCTGGAACTCCTGAGGACCCAGAATATTTCGGCTGTTCTATGGAAATGCTAAAACAGCTAGAAGGAGAGGTTTCGATTTTAGGTGTTTGTCTGGGAATGCAAGGTATAGCACATTTTGCAGGAGCAAATATTATAAAAGCAGAATGTCCGATGCATGGAAAAATTTCTGAGATTAAAACGGATGGGAAGGGAGTATTTCAGGATCTTCCTTCCCATCTAAAAGTGATGAGATATCATTCTTTATTGGTGGATGAAAATTCTCTCGGAAAAGAATGGGAAAGAACTGCTTATGCAGGCTCAGAACTTATGGGGATTCGGAATCGAGAAAAAAGAATGGAGGGTGTTCAATTCCATCCCGAGTCTTTTGCCACCGAAGGGGGAAGAAAGATGCTTTCTAATTTCCTAATATAA
- a CDS encoding LIC13081 family protein produces the protein MATTTIAFTVPISLSRAFDYVSNFERLPDWSGNILSFKKNESIPGFQVKTKFSFFTCKFEYQILESKYPSRLVVRIKSRFSDQIETFSFYPDPKGSDTDTKILFTSQMELSGFSKVFRSWIFSRAFKNTRKDIRKLQEILSQGKTLGIRNFQVIHD, from the coding sequence ATGGCGACGACTACTATTGCTTTTACTGTGCCGATTTCTTTAAGCAGAGCGTTCGATTACGTTTCTAATTTCGAACGTTTGCCTGACTGGTCAGGAAATATTCTCTCCTTTAAGAAAAATGAAAGTATTCCTGGTTTTCAAGTGAAAACTAAGTTTTCATTTTTCACATGCAAGTTCGAATACCAAATTTTAGAATCCAAATATCCAAGTCGATTGGTAGTGAGAATCAAGAGTAGATTTTCAGATCAGATTGAGACCTTCTCCTTTTATCCAGACCCAAAGGGTTCAGACACTGACACTAAAATACTTTTTACAAGTCAGATGGAGTTATCCGGATTTTCTAAAGTTTTCAGATCCTGGATCTTCTCCAGAGCGTTCAAAAACACGAGAAAGGATATCCGAAAATTGCAAGAGATCCTTTCTCAAGGCAAAACCTTAGGAATTCGTAATTTTCAAGTCATCCATGATTGA
- a CDS encoding sensor histidine kinase, with amino-acid sequence MEKGKKFGPLDRIFKSIQGYLTPKAPSSSGLSFWRELILTSILFTMAILGTIVYFPSVYLAWTEGKTEVLWIDSFSLGLIYILLLGKRINFSIKATLILAMNYCLGLSLLIFVGPEGGGLLWLFPFPVLAGVLFGLTPSLFGLLANMIAVFIASQAQFYLSLPWSMAPERLYVVGLNFLIANTIVCVPLTILMRGLQESVQRRHEYLTNLRLRKAHIYRSKRTLEKEIANRIEIERTLEENLREKEVLLHEIHHRVKNNLQIVSGMLNLQNMYSSESTTSEILSKAQNRITAMAMIHDHLYKQDKFANVDMKTYLDSLLRHLVTSYFPSGNRIGFEADIDPVRLSMEKAIPCGLIVTELISNSLKHAFPEESKGNISVQLKLKENKVHLTVKDDGVGMPSIQEWFGQSSSQKQDQDSSLGLMIIRSLCSQLKAELDLKNVGGTSVCLIFKT; translated from the coding sequence ATGGAAAAAGGAAAAAAATTCGGTCCCCTTGATCGGATTTTCAAATCGATCCAAGGATATTTAACTCCAAAAGCTCCGAGCTCTTCCGGACTTTCCTTTTGGAGGGAACTCATTTTAACTTCTATCCTATTTACTATGGCGATACTAGGGACCATAGTATACTTTCCGAGCGTTTACCTAGCGTGGACTGAAGGTAAAACTGAAGTTTTATGGATAGATTCATTTTCATTAGGGCTCATATATATTCTTCTACTCGGCAAAAGAATAAATTTTTCGATCAAGGCTACATTGATCCTAGCTATGAATTATTGTTTAGGACTTTCACTTTTAATTTTCGTAGGACCAGAAGGAGGAGGATTACTGTGGTTATTTCCCTTTCCAGTTCTTGCGGGAGTTTTATTCGGCCTCACTCCTTCTCTTTTCGGACTTTTAGCAAATATGATCGCGGTCTTCATAGCCTCTCAAGCTCAATTCTACCTGAGTCTTCCTTGGTCCATGGCTCCGGAAAGATTATATGTAGTAGGCTTAAACTTTCTAATTGCAAATACGATTGTATGCGTTCCACTTACAATTCTAATGAGAGGGTTACAAGAAAGTGTGCAAAGAAGGCATGAATATCTTACCAACCTTAGATTAAGAAAAGCTCATATATATAGATCTAAACGTACTTTAGAAAAAGAAATAGCGAACAGAATAGAGATCGAAAGGACCTTAGAAGAAAATTTAAGAGAAAAAGAAGTACTTCTTCATGAGATCCACCATAGGGTAAAAAATAATCTTCAAATTGTTTCCGGAATGTTGAACTTACAAAACATGTATTCAAGTGAGTCCACTACTTCTGAAATTTTATCTAAGGCTCAAAACAGGATCACAGCGATGGCAATGATCCACGATCATCTTTATAAGCAGGACAAATTCGCAAACGTGGACATGAAGACGTATTTGGACTCTCTTTTGAGACACCTTGTCACTTCATATTTTCCATCCGGAAATCGTATTGGGTTCGAAGCCGATATTGATCCAGTCAGGCTTTCTATGGAGAAGGCGATCCCTTGTGGTTTAATAGTGACTGAGCTGATCTCAAACTCTCTCAAACATGCATTTCCTGAAGAATCAAAGGGAAACATTTCGGTTCAGCTAAAGTTAAAAGAGAATAAAGTCCATCTGACTGTCAAAGATGACGGTGTTGGAATGCCTTCCATTCAAGAATGGTTCGGGCAATCTTCTTCTCAAAAGCAAGATCAGGATTCTTCTTTAGGACTAATGATCATTCGTTCTTTGTGTAGTCAACTTAAGGCAGAGCTAGATCTGAAAAACGTAGGTGGAACTTCCGTTTGCTTGATTTTTAAAACTTGA
- a CDS encoding pirin family protein, giving the protein MGFRRITGTRIAEKTIEGGGFPVRRPFPVPQFSYWDPFLLLDEMGPVVYEPGKAIGAPDHPHRGFETVTYLLSGEMEHRDSWGHAGKLKEGGIQWMTAGAGLVHSELPSADFQSRGGRMHGFQIWVNLPRDKKLISPNYQEMDSSELPVAEKDGVWAKVIAGDLWGTNAIIQTQTPIVFFHLKLSPGSYAEVPVPKDYNILAYPFVGEGTVIDADAEHDLVEGETVFYQGGEGSIGLRAPENFAWEVLILGGQPLNEPVARYGPFVMSTPQEIQQAFEDYSAGKMGTI; this is encoded by the coding sequence ATGGGTTTTAGACGAATAACCGGAACAAGAATCGCCGAAAAAACTATCGAAGGTGGAGGATTTCCAGTCCGCAGACCATTCCCAGTTCCGCAATTTTCTTATTGGGATCCATTTTTATTGTTGGATGAAATGGGACCTGTCGTCTACGAACCGGGCAAAGCTATCGGCGCTCCAGATCATCCTCATAGAGGTTTCGAAACCGTTACGTATCTTTTATCCGGAGAAATGGAGCATAGAGATTCCTGGGGACATGCAGGAAAATTAAAAGAAGGTGGAATCCAGTGGATGACTGCAGGCGCAGGTCTTGTACATTCAGAGCTTCCTTCTGCTGATTTTCAGTCCAGAGGTGGAAGAATGCATGGATTCCAGATCTGGGTCAATCTCCCAAGGGATAAAAAACTTATTTCCCCGAATTATCAAGAAATGGATTCGTCCGAACTTCCAGTGGCAGAAAAAGACGGTGTTTGGGCAAAGGTTATAGCAGGAGATCTTTGGGGAACCAATGCGATTATCCAAACTCAGACTCCAATCGTATTCTTCCATTTGAAACTTTCTCCAGGTTCATATGCAGAAGTGCCTGTACCAAAAGATTATAATATTCTGGCATATCCATTCGTGGGAGAAGGTACTGTAATCGATGCAGATGCTGAACACGATCTAGTAGAGGGTGAGACCGTATTTTACCAAGGCGGAGAAGGTAGTATCGGCCTTAGGGCTCCCGAAAATTTTGCTTGGGAAGTTTTGATCTTAGGAGGACAACCTCTGAACGAACCAGTAGCACGTTATGGCCCTTTTGTGATGAGCACTCCTCAAGAAATACAACAGGCTTTTGAGGATTATTCCGCAGGAAAAATGGGGACAATATAA
- a CDS encoding DoxX family protein, whose protein sequence is MIQKILKTDADITSLILRITLAVVMFPHGAQKVLGWYGGYGFSGTYTYLTSAGFPGFLVILLFIAEFLGPIGLLSGLLTRVAAAGIGVAMTVAILPHAEHGFFMNWAGSQKGEGFEFHLLMVAISLALVIKGGGKLSVDGAISKN, encoded by the coding sequence ATGATTCAGAAAATTCTCAAAACAGATGCGGATATAACTTCCCTAATTCTAAGAATAACTCTCGCAGTTGTGATGTTCCCACACGGAGCACAAAAGGTCCTAGGCTGGTATGGCGGGTATGGATTCTCCGGGACTTATACATACTTAACCAGCGCAGGCTTTCCAGGTTTCTTGGTAATACTTTTATTCATCGCAGAATTTCTTGGACCAATCGGATTACTTTCAGGTCTTCTTACTAGAGTAGCCGCAGCAGGAATAGGAGTCGCGATGACAGTCGCAATACTTCCCCATGCAGAACACGGTTTCTTTATGAACTGGGCAGGAAGCCAAAAAGGAGAAGGTTTCGAATTCCATCTATTGATGGTAGCAATCTCCCTAGCATTAGTGATCAAGGGAGGAGGAAAACTCTCTGTGGATGGAGCAATCTCCAAAAACTAA
- a CDS encoding aldo/keto reductase has product MQNLVLNQSVQLNNGVEMPVFGLGVWKTKSGKECIDSVLNALEFGYRHIDTAKIYGNESDVGEAIRKSGIPRKELFITTKLWNSDQRDPRKYLDESLKTLGLDTIDLYLIHFPVAGTRKQAWKELEKAYKEGLVRAIGVSNYTIPHLQELFQYAEIIPAVNQVEYHPFLNQNELLNTCKKNNIVLEAYSPLAHGQKISDPKLVSLASKYGKTPAQVLIRWAIDKGLVVIPKSVKKERILENSQVFDFKLSEPDLQEMETWNENFRTCWDPTGA; this is encoded by the coding sequence ATGCAAAATTTAGTCTTAAACCAGTCCGTTCAATTGAATAACGGAGTAGAAATGCCAGTCTTCGGCTTAGGAGTTTGGAAAACAAAATCCGGAAAAGAATGTATTGATTCAGTTCTGAATGCTTTAGAATTCGGATACAGACATATAGACACCGCTAAAATTTACGGGAATGAATCAGATGTAGGAGAGGCCATCAGAAAGAGCGGAATTCCTAGGAAAGAATTATTCATCACTACAAAACTTTGGAATAGTGATCAAAGAGATCCGCGTAAATATTTAGACGAGTCCTTAAAAACATTAGGATTAGATACAATAGATTTATATCTCATTCATTTCCCAGTGGCAGGAACCAGAAAACAAGCTTGGAAAGAATTAGAAAAAGCCTACAAAGAAGGTCTAGTCCGAGCGATCGGGGTAAGCAATTACACAATCCCACATCTACAAGAATTATTTCAATATGCGGAAATTATTCCCGCGGTAAACCAAGTGGAATACCATCCATTCTTAAACCAAAACGAACTCCTAAACACTTGCAAAAAGAATAATATAGTCTTGGAAGCATATAGCCCCCTCGCCCATGGCCAAAAAATTTCAGACCCAAAACTTGTTTCTCTTGCGTCAAAATACGGAAAAACTCCCGCTCAGGTTTTAATCCGATGGGCAATCGACAAAGGATTAGTAGTCATTCCTAAATCAGTCAAAAAAGAAAGGATCCTAGAGAATTCTCAAGTATTTGATTTTAAGCTAAGCGAGCCAGATCTACAAGAAATGGAAACCTGGAATGAGAACTTCCGGACCTGCTGGGACCCAACTGGAGCCTAA
- a CDS encoding DUF6962 family protein: protein MQISTAISDLVLAIFAVWSSLSVQSSSKGNVSKKGGAYGLFLIGLGALLGVIFFLGGDWISPIYRPIVHVAGVVGVPWIGIAFFNAGFGKIDGKTWNLLSLILLVLAILSYLYPFGLYSTVIGAIALIAVLVVCIQKYKGSHKTAALYGIAGALLFILSGLVIGTVGTIAGLPRVDLFHYGLAVASYCLGYSLKRIG from the coding sequence ATGCAAATTAGTACTGCTATATCTGATTTAGTATTGGCGATCTTCGCCGTATGGTCCAGTCTTTCCGTCCAGTCTTCCTCTAAAGGAAACGTTTCAAAAAAGGGAGGAGCCTATGGCCTTTTTTTGATTGGATTAGGTGCCCTTCTCGGGGTGATTTTCTTTTTAGGCGGGGATTGGATCAGCCCAATTTATAGACCTATCGTGCATGTTGCAGGAGTAGTTGGGGTTCCATGGATCGGGATTGCATTTTTTAATGCAGGTTTCGGAAAGATAGATGGTAAAACTTGGAATCTGCTTAGCCTTATTCTCTTAGTTTTAGCTATATTAAGTTATCTTTATCCTTTTGGATTATACTCCACAGTGATCGGAGCGATTGCGTTGATCGCAGTTTTAGTAGTATGTATTCAAAAATACAAAGGCTCTCATAAGACAGCTGCATTATATGGAATTGCAGGAGCCTTACTTTTTATTCTATCCGGTCTTGTAATAGGAACTGTTGGAACCATTGCGGGACTTCCTCGGGTGGATCTATTCCATTATGGATTAGCTGTAGCTTCTTACTGCTTAGGATATTCCTTAAAAAGAATTGGATAA
- a CDS encoding VOC family protein, translating into MIHHIAISTQDPETLRKFYITIPGLSFEKDHFYQDGKLRSSWFLAGSIRIMIEKEEDPKAPHALIFSAPKREEREKIDSLFGNSFIEKTDYTKYFKDPDGNRLGFSSYPELWD; encoded by the coding sequence ATGATCCATCATATAGCGATTTCCACACAAGATCCGGAAACATTAAGAAAATTTTATATAACTATTCCTGGATTATCTTTCGAAAAGGATCATTTTTACCAAGATGGCAAACTCAGATCTTCCTGGTTTTTAGCAGGATCTATTCGCATAATGATAGAAAAAGAAGAAGATCCCAAGGCCCCTCATGCTCTCATCTTCTCCGCGCCAAAAAGGGAAGAAAGAGAAAAGATAGATTCCTTATTCGGGAATTCTTTTATAGAAAAGACTGATTATACAAAATATTTTAAAGATCCAGACGGGAATCGTTTAGGATTTAGTTCTTATCCTGAACTTTGGGACTAG
- a CDS encoding GNAT family N-acetyltransferase has protein sequence MNSVQHDIAAKKFLIIQDGREAHLVYREIGAHVWDLYHTFVPTDFRGKGIASQLAEAALKTARAETKKVIPNCSFVQTYLKRHPEYSDLVIME, from the coding sequence ATGAATTCAGTCCAACACGATATTGCAGCCAAAAAATTCCTAATCATACAAGATGGAAGAGAAGCTCATTTAGTTTATAGAGAAATTGGCGCCCATGTTTGGGACTTGTATCATACATTTGTTCCGACTGATTTTAGAGGGAAAGGTATCGCCTCTCAACTCGCAGAAGCCGCTCTTAAAACCGCAAGAGCAGAAACCAAAAAGGTCATACCCAACTGCTCTTTTGTACAAACCTATCTGAAAAGACACCCTGAATATTCAGACCTGGTGATTATGGAATGA
- a CDS encoding NAD(P)/FAD-dependent oxidoreductase — protein sequence MEEVQTKKLAVIGGGAAGFFGAIQTRILSEGRISVKLYEKSPNVLSKVKISGGGRCNVTHSCFDPEELSKRYPRGEKELKRAFEIFQPKDTIRFFESRGVKLKAENDGRMFPVTDNSETIINCLLEEAKKSGVKIQTKISILGIYKNEDPNNRRFRIQTEEGEEYFDFVLVASGSSRKVWGWLENMGHKVESPVPSLFTFEISDPLLDGFQGLTVSDVEIIFKNSKLRQRGPVLFTHWGLSGPAVLKLSAWAARELFDSDYKAELLVDWIPNLSRQELREIFLEKKKDSPSKKPSSRSEFDLPSRFWERVWEKSCGSEKRWSEISSKEFHQAEEILKRTVLKVSGKGVFKDEFVTCGGVRRKEVDFSKMESRLHPGLYFAGEVLDIDGITGGFNFQNAWTTSYIAAKAIADN from the coding sequence ATGGAAGAAGTCCAGACCAAAAAATTAGCAGTGATCGGCGGCGGTGCCGCCGGTTTTTTCGGAGCCATTCAAACTAGAATTCTTTCAGAAGGAAGAATATCAGTAAAATTATACGAAAAATCTCCAAACGTATTATCCAAAGTAAAAATTTCAGGAGGGGGAAGATGTAATGTCACTCATTCCTGTTTTGATCCGGAGGAATTATCCAAACGTTATCCTAGAGGAGAGAAGGAATTAAAAAGAGCCTTCGAGATCTTTCAGCCTAAAGATACGATCCGTTTTTTCGAATCCAGAGGAGTTAAATTAAAGGCGGAGAACGACGGTAGAATGTTCCCCGTAACCGATAACTCAGAAACGATCATCAATTGTTTATTAGAAGAAGCCAAAAAATCAGGGGTCAAAATCCAAACTAAAATTTCTATATTAGGAATTTATAAAAATGAAGATCCGAATAATAGAAGGTTCAGGATACAGACAGAAGAAGGAGAAGAATATTTCGATTTTGTCCTGGTAGCAAGTGGTTCCTCTCGCAAGGTTTGGGGTTGGCTGGAAAATATGGGCCATAAAGTAGAATCTCCCGTTCCTTCTTTATTTACATTTGAGATCTCGGATCCATTGCTGGATGGGTTTCAGGGGCTTACGGTTTCGGATGTAGAGATTATATTCAAAAACTCTAAACTAAGACAAAGAGGTCCCGTTCTCTTTACACATTGGGGTTTAAGTGGTCCTGCGGTTTTGAAACTTTCTGCCTGGGCGGCAAGGGAATTATTCGATTCAGATTATAAAGCAGAATTACTTGTAGATTGGATTCCTAACCTTTCCAGACAAGAATTGAGAGAAATATTTTTAGAAAAGAAGAAGGATAGTCCTTCCAAAAAGCCGTCAAGTCGTTCCGAATTTGATCTTCCTTCCAGATTTTGGGAAAGAGTTTGGGAGAAGTCTTGTGGCTCCGAAAAGAGATGGTCTGAAATATCTTCTAAAGAATTTCACCAAGCAGAAGAGATCTTAAAAAGAACCGTTCTGAAAGTTTCAGGAAAAGGAGTTTTTAAAGATGAGTTCGTTACCTGTGGTGGAGTTCGTCGCAAGGAAGTGGATTTTTCCAAAATGGAAAGTAGGCTTCATCCTGGACTTTATTTTGCTGGAGAGGTTTTGGATATAGATGGTATCACAGGAGGATTTAATTTTCAGAACGCTTGGACCACTTCTTATATCGCAGCCAAAGCAATAGCGGATAACTAG